In Beijerinckiaceae bacterium, the sequence AAGTGGAACATGGGCTTCATGCATGACACGCTGGATTATATGGCGCTCGATCCGGTACATCGGCGATGGCACCACGACCGGCTGACATTTGGACTGCTGTATGCGTTCGCGGAAAATTTTGTGCTGCCCCTCAGCCATGATGAGGTCGTGCATGGCAAGGGCTCCCTTCTCGACAAAATGGCCGGAGATGAATGGCAGAAATTTGCAAATCTCCGTGCCTATTATGCATTCATGTGGGCGCATCCCGGCAAGAAGCTGTTGTTCATGGGACAGGAGTTCGCGCAGCGGCGCGAATGGAGCGAAAATCGCGGGCTTGACTTTGATCTTCTTGAATTTTCCCCGCACAAAGGGGTTCAGCTGCTGATCAAGGATCTCAATCGGCTCCATAAGGAGCGGGGTGCTTTGCATGCGCGCGATTGCGAACCTGAGGGATTTCGTTGGATCGTCGTCGACGACCGCGATCAGTCCGTGATTGCTTTTGCCCGCTTCGGAGCGGAAGGCGATCTCCCGGTGGTGATGGTCACGAATTTCACGCCCATCCCGCGGCATGGCTATCGGGTCGGCCTGCCTCGGTCCGGACGGTGGCGAGAAATTCTCAATACGGACGCAGAGATCTACGGCGGCTCCGGCCTTGGCAATCTAGGCGGTGTCACGGCTTCGGAAATGGCTTCGCATGATCTTCCAGCCTCGGCGGAAATGACCCTGCCGCCGCTCGCCACGCTTTATTTTCAATTCGCTGATCAATGACAATTTGGGGGCCGCGAATTTCCGCCAAGATTCTGGCGCACGGGAACCCGGGAGAGAAACGCGGATGAGATTGAGCGCGCCAATTGGGCGTCAGGCGATGGCCTTTATACTCGCGGGTGGACGCGGCAGCCGTCTCCTCGAATTGACCGATCGCAGGGCCAAGCCTGCGGTCTATTTCGGCGGCAAATCGCGGATCATAGATTTCGCGCTTTCGAATGCCTTGAATTCCGGCATCCGCCGGATCGGGGTTGCGACCCAATATAAAGCGCACAGCCTGATCGGCCATTTGCATCGCGGCTGGAATTTCTTTCGAACCGGCAGCAATGAAAGCTTCGACATTTTGCCGGCAAGCCAGAGAGTTTCGGAAAACCAATGGTATGCCGGGACCGCCGACGCCATCTATCAAAACATCGATATCGTCCGCGACCGTGAGCCGAAATATATGGTGGTGCTGGCGGGCGATCATATTTACAAAATGGACTACGAGCTGATGCTGCAGCAGCACGTCGACTCCGGGGCCGACGTGACCGTCGGCTGCCTGGAAGTGCCGCGCAAGGATGCGAGCGACTTCGGTGTCATGCAAGTCGATGCGGCCGGGCGAATCATTTCCTTTGTCGAAAAGCCGGGCGATCCGCCCTCAATACCGGGTGACCCGCACAATGCGCTTGCCTCGATGGGCATTTATGTCTTCGAGACAAAGTTCTTGTTCGATCAACTGGAACGGGACGCTGCCGCGCCCAAATCGAGCAGGGATTTTGGACGGGACATCATTCCCCATATCGTGATCGAGGGGAAAGCCGTCGCCCACCGGTTTTCTAATTCCTGTGTGCGTTCCTCGAATGAATTGGGCGCTTATTGGCGCGACGTCGGAACCGTTGATGCCTATTGGGCCGCCAATATTGATTTGACGGCCGTCGTTCCGGATCTCGACTTGTTCGACCGGGAATGGCCGATCTGGACCGACAATGCTGTGACGCCGCCGGCGAAATTTGTTCACGACGAAGATGACCGCCGCGGCCTGGCGGTTTCTTCCCTCGTTTCGGGCGGCTGCATCGTCTCCGGCGCGGCGATCCGGCGTTCGGTTCTGTTCACCGGTGTCCGGGTCAATTCCTATTGCGCGATCGAGAATGCCGTCATCCTGCCCTATGTCGACGTCGGCCGCTCCGCGCGGCTTTTCAACGTGGTGATTGATCGCGGCGTCAAGATCCCGGAGGGTCTTGTTGTCGGTGAGGATGAGGCCGCCGATGCCGCGCGATTCCGGCGCACGGAAAATGGAATTGTCTTGATCACCCAGGCGATGATCGACAGGCTCGCGGCATGAAGGACGACGTCACGGTCCTGGCGGTGGCGTCGGAAATCTATCCTCTGGTCAAAACGGGCGGCCTTGCCGACGTTGCCGGCGCGCTTCCGGGCGCGCTCGCCGCAGAGGGCGTTGCGGTGACGACTCTGGTGCCCGGCTATCCGAATGTGATGAGCCAGATCAAGGCCGCCGAGCTCGTCCTGGAGTCACCGGATCTTTTCGGCGCGGCGGCGAGGGTGCTGCGCGCAAATTCCGCCGGCCTCGATCTCTTCGTGCTCGATGCGCCGCATCTCTTCGACCGGGCAGGCGGACCTTATGTCGGACCGGACGGGCAAGAGTGGCCCGATAATCCCTTCCGCTTTGGCGCGCTCGGCCAGATTGCTGCGCGCCTTGCACATGGCGAATTTCCGCCCTTTGCGCCCGATATTGTTCACGCGCATGACTGGCAGGCGGGGCTGACGGCTGCCTATCTCGCGTATGACGGAAGGCCTCGGCCAGGAACCGTGATCACGGTCCACAATCTGGCCTTTCAAGGGCAATATCCGGCCGAACTTTTGAAAGCGCTGGACCTGCCGACCCGCGCCTTCACGATCGATGGCGTGGAATATTACGGGATGATCGGATTTCTCAAGGCGGCGCTCAGCCTTTCCGATCGGATTACGACGGTGTCTCCAACCTACGCCGCCGAGATTCTGACTCCCGCGCATGGGATGGGGCTCGACGGCCTCTTGCGCTCGCGCTCGGATGTCATGATCGGGATACGCAACGGTATTGATGAGGCCATCTGGAATCCAGCGGAGGACAAGCGGATTGCCGCCGTCTACTCGGTCCAGTCTCGTGCCAAGCGGCGCCTGAATAAGACCGCATTGCAAAAGCATTTCGGTCTCGCCGCCGATCCGGATCGGCTTCTCTTCGGTATCGTCAGCCGTCTCACCTGGCAAAAAGGGATCGATCTTATTCTTGCAAACCTTGGCGTTTTTGAGCGCCTCGGTGCCCAGCTCGCCGTGCTCGGCTCCGGCGAGTCTGCGTTCGAGGCTGACTTTCTGGCTGCGGCCAAGGGAAGAGCTGGGCGGGTTGGCGCGCTGATCGGTTATGATGAGGACGTCGCCCACGGGATCCAAGCCGGCGCCGACGCGCTGCTCATTCCCTCGCGCTTTGAGCCTTGTGGCCTCACTCAGCTTTGCGGCCTGCGTTACGGCGCCGTCCCGATAGCGTCCCGTGTCGGCGGCTTGGCTGACACGATCATTGACGCCAATGAAATGGCGATCGAGGCCAAGCAGGGCACGGGGCTCCTTTTTTCGCCGGTGACCGAGGAGGCCTTGGGTGCCACACTGGAACGCGCCAGCAAGATCTGGTCCGAGCCGAAGGTCTGGGATCGGCTTCGGGTAAATGGCATGAGAACCGACGTGTCCTGGCGGCGTCCCGCCGCCACTTATGCCAAACTCTTTCGTGAACTTTGCGCGAGCCGGACCCAAACATGAGACTTAAAAACTCTGACCCGATCCCTTTCTTGAAGTGGAATTGCGCATGATCGAAACCTGCCCCACCACGCCGTTTGACGACCAGAAGCCTGGAACCTCGGGCCTGCGAAAGAAGGTCAAGGTCTTTCAGAAGCCGCATTATCTGGAAAATTTTGTGCAATCGATCATCGATTGTCTCGACGGGTTTGCAGGCTCGACGCTCGTCGTGGGCGGCGATGGTCGGTTCTTCAATCGCGAAGCGATTCAGATCGTCTTGAAGATGGCAGCCGCGAATGGCTGCGGCAGGATCCTGCTCGGGCAAAGCGGGATCCTGTCTACCCCCGCGGCTTCAAATCTCATTCGAAAATACGCTGCTTTCGGCGGCATCATTCTTAGCGCCAGCCATAATGCGGGTGGGCCGGATGGCGATTTCGGAATCAAATATAATGCGGGAAACGGTGGCCCGGCGCCTGAAAAGCTCACCGAGGCGATGTTCGCGCGCTCCAAGATCATCACGCAATATAAGATCGTTGTGGCGCCAGACGTCGATATCGATGCGCTTGGAAAGGTGACTCTCGGCAACACCGAAATCGAGGTGATCGATCCCGTCGCCGATTACGTCCTGCTGATGCAGCAGCTGTTCGATTTTGCGCGGATCAAAACTCTATTCAAAGCAGGTTTTCGCCTGCGTTTCGATGCGATGTCGGCGGTGACAGGACCTTATGCAAAACGGATCTTCGTCGATTTGTTAGGGGCTCCCGCGGACTCGGTGTTGAATGGGACGCCTCTCCCGGCCTTCGGCGGCCACCATCCCGATCCCAATCTCGTCAATGCGAGACA encodes:
- the glgC gene encoding glucose-1-phosphate adenylyltransferase; amino-acid sequence: MRLSAPIGRQAMAFILAGGRGSRLLELTDRRAKPAVYFGGKSRIIDFALSNALNSGIRRIGVATQYKAHSLIGHLHRGWNFFRTGSNESFDILPASQRVSENQWYAGTADAIYQNIDIVRDREPKYMVVLAGDHIYKMDYELMLQQHVDSGADVTVGCLEVPRKDASDFGVMQVDAAGRIISFVEKPGDPPSIPGDPHNALASMGIYVFETKFLFDQLERDAAAPKSSRDFGRDIIPHIVIEGKAVAHRFSNSCVRSSNELGAYWRDVGTVDAYWAANIDLTAVVPDLDLFDREWPIWTDNAVTPPAKFVHDEDDRRGLAVSSLVSGGCIVSGAAIRRSVLFTGVRVNSYCAIENAVILPYVDVGRSARLFNVVIDRGVKIPEGLVVGEDEAADAARFRRTENGIVLITQAMIDRLAA
- a CDS encoding glycogen synthase GlgA, with protein sequence MKDDVTVLAVASEIYPLVKTGGLADVAGALPGALAAEGVAVTTLVPGYPNVMSQIKAAELVLESPDLFGAAARVLRANSAGLDLFVLDAPHLFDRAGGPYVGPDGQEWPDNPFRFGALGQIAARLAHGEFPPFAPDIVHAHDWQAGLTAAYLAYDGRPRPGTVITVHNLAFQGQYPAELLKALDLPTRAFTIDGVEYYGMIGFLKAALSLSDRITTVSPTYAAEILTPAHGMGLDGLLRSRSDVMIGIRNGIDEAIWNPAEDKRIAAVYSVQSRAKRRLNKTALQKHFGLAADPDRLLFGIVSRLTWQKGIDLILANLGVFERLGAQLAVLGSGESAFEADFLAAAKGRAGRVGALIGYDEDVAHGIQAGADALLIPSRFEPCGLTQLCGLRYGAVPIASRVGGLADTIIDANEMAIEAKQGTGLLFSPVTEEALGATLERASKIWSEPKVWDRLRVNGMRTDVSWRRPAATYAKLFRELCASRTQT